A genomic region of Mesorhizobium sp. NZP2077 contains the following coding sequences:
- a CDS encoding MurR/RpiR family transcriptional regulator, translating to MAKARSGKDAAGSNGVEEKIDIEAILRDRMSGFSPSEQSLAAYILDNIQILPFETGSSIAQAVGVSEMTVTRFVRGLGFENLRDLKKRLRVAVTEKDSEIDDYMARFQMREGRQQMLQESLRLELDAIVKAYALTTSEVWDEAASLLVKARTIYVVGFQASKGLALDFASRLLWARSNVIFVDNTSGTFGEIINADPKHSAVVLVDTASYATRGIKLVEKLKSMDMPLVIVTDKFSHWAFAYTRFVFEAHTHVKTFWDSTASLSVVLNLLIDAVATKLGPKAKRNFAMMSDMGTLFGEFVGGSYLRRND from the coding sequence GTGGCGAAAGCACGAAGCGGCAAGGATGCCGCGGGATCGAATGGCGTTGAGGAGAAGATCGACATCGAAGCGATCCTGCGCGACCGCATGTCCGGGTTTTCGCCGTCGGAGCAAAGCCTTGCGGCCTATATCTTGGACAACATCCAGATATTGCCCTTCGAGACCGGCAGCAGCATAGCGCAGGCGGTCGGCGTCAGCGAGATGACCGTCACGCGGTTCGTTCGCGGCCTTGGCTTCGAGAACCTGCGCGACCTCAAGAAACGATTGCGCGTGGCGGTCACGGAGAAGGACAGCGAAATCGATGACTACATGGCCCGCTTTCAGATGCGCGAAGGCCGGCAGCAGATGCTGCAGGAAAGCTTGCGGCTGGAGCTGGATGCCATCGTGAAGGCCTATGCGTTGACCACGTCCGAAGTGTGGGACGAGGCGGCGAGCCTGCTGGTGAAGGCGCGCACCATCTATGTCGTCGGTTTCCAGGCCTCGAAGGGCCTGGCGCTCGATTTCGCCAGCCGCCTGCTGTGGGCGCGTTCCAACGTCATTTTCGTCGACAACACCTCGGGCACGTTCGGCGAGATCATCAACGCAGATCCCAAGCACAGCGCCGTCGTCCTTGTTGACACGGCCTCCTATGCGACGCGCGGCATCAAGCTGGTGGAGAAGCTGAAGTCGATGGACATGCCGCTGGTCATCGTCACCGACAAGTTCAGTCACTGGGCCTTTGCCTATACGCGCTTCGTCTTCGAGGCGCATACGCATGTGAAGACCTTCTGGGATTCTACGGCAAGCCTCAGTGTCGTGCTCAATCTGCTCATCGACGCCGTTGCCACCAAACTCGGGCCGAAGGCTAAGCGCAACTTCGCCATGATGAGCGACATGGGCACCCTCTTCGGAGAATTCGTCGGCGGCAGCTATCTGCGCCGTAACGATTGA
- a CDS encoding ABC transporter permease: protein MPLLQLIARRLLQLTGVLAGISLVTFLLLHMAPGDPARLLAGERASAETIAAIRSQYGLDLPLWRQFLTYLANLFSGDIGLSLRFQRPVSQLIEQFMWPTLFLTVYVICLAVPPTVALAILGARRPGGVADQIIRLVGIAGLTIPVFWLGIMISRLFGVSLGWFPVSGYGAGFIGHLHHLFLPAVSTAIWLVPVLTQSLRAALIEKTTADFVTAARAQGATERQIFWQTMLPNAVLPTLNLLGVMVAFMIGGAIIVETVYAVPGLGTLMVNALLGRDYYVVQGLTLVFAVSTVLITLLVDLLSAFIDPRVRL from the coding sequence TTGCCCCTTCTGCAACTCATCGCGCGGCGCCTGCTGCAATTGACTGGTGTGCTTGCCGGCATCAGCCTCGTGACGTTCCTGCTCTTGCACATGGCCCCCGGCGATCCCGCTCGGCTTCTTGCCGGGGAGAGGGCGAGTGCTGAAACCATCGCGGCGATCCGCTCGCAATATGGGCTTGACCTGCCTCTCTGGAGGCAGTTCCTGACCTATCTCGCAAACTTGTTTTCGGGTGATATCGGTTTGTCGCTTCGCTTTCAGCGGCCGGTCAGCCAGCTTATCGAACAATTCATGTGGCCGACACTGTTCCTGACCGTCTATGTCATTTGCCTCGCCGTCCCGCCGACGGTCGCGCTCGCCATCCTCGGTGCGCGCCGGCCCGGCGGCGTCGCCGACCAGATCATTCGTCTGGTGGGCATTGCGGGCCTCACCATTCCGGTGTTCTGGCTGGGCATCATGATCTCGCGCCTCTTCGGCGTTAGTCTCGGCTGGTTCCCTGTGTCGGGCTACGGCGCGGGCTTCATCGGGCATCTCCACCACCTCTTCCTGCCTGCAGTGTCGACGGCCATCTGGCTGGTGCCGGTTCTGACGCAGAGCCTGCGCGCTGCCCTCATCGAGAAGACAACGGCCGATTTTGTCACGGCCGCGCGGGCGCAGGGCGCCACGGAACGGCAGATCTTCTGGCAGACCATGCTGCCGAACGCCGTGCTGCCGACACTTAACCTGCTCGGCGTGATGGTGGCCTTCATGATCGGTGGCGCGATCATTGTCGAAACCGTCTATGCGGTGCCGGGCCTCGGCACGCTGATGGTCAACGCGCTGCTTGGCCGCGACTACTACGTCGTGCAGGGGCTGACCCTGGTCTTCGCGGTCTCGACCGTCCTGATCACGCTGCTCGTGGATTTGCTTAGCGCCTTCATCGATCCGCGCGTCCGGCTTTGA
- a CDS encoding cupin domain-containing protein has product MPLIKRIETDPQAPPRESKAAANRLISGDPSFKTWAQDVSREETVHTGVWEATPGETHSIKGTTFEFCHILSGVVELTEKDGETATYRAGDNFVMKPGFAGVWRTVETVRKIYVTVS; this is encoded by the coding sequence ATGCCCCTCATCAAGCGCATCGAAACCGACCCACAAGCCCCGCCCCGCGAATCCAAGGCCGCAGCAAACCGTCTGATATCCGGCGACCCGTCATTCAAAACATGGGCGCAGGACGTCTCGCGCGAGGAGACCGTTCACACCGGCGTATGGGAGGCCACCCCCGGTGAAACCCATTCGATCAAGGGCACGACCTTCGAATTCTGCCACATCCTCTCCGGCGTCGTCGAACTGACGGAGAAGGACGGCGAAACCGCAACCTATCGCGCCGGCGACAATTTCGTCATGAAGCCTGGCTTCGCCGGCGTCTGGCGCACGGTCGAGACCGTCCGCAAGATTTACGTCACCGTCAGCTGA
- a CDS encoding amidase yields MRLDEYAAHDGISLASLLAKGKVTPRELGRCVEQAVAAVNPALNAVIELYPDALESLPERASATPFGGIPTLTKDLGGLGGRPAEFGSRLAQGFSAGHDAVYWTRLRKGGLVNAGRTASSEFGVPATTESPLYGATRNPWNPERGVAGSSGGAAAAVAAGIVPFAQGSDGGGSIRNPAAFCGLIGLKPSRGRVTGAPNANAPLLGLATAFMLTRSVRDTAVLLDLCHGPDAGDGYEIAAPAGTYRDAMQRPPRGLRIALCTKSWSGVQLDPEVAAATRSAAERFAALGHHVDEASPDFDYPAFLHAQKVIWAADAAAHMPAMARYMNRSLEEALGTSVYALYRWGLCISGAQLIDALAVYDRVTRQVGRFLAGYDLLLTPTSTILPEPIGTFDPNRAGIDADGVFDDLAPKETFTALFNATGQPAISLPLGRSWDGLPIGIQLVARFGREDLLLAAARQMEEELESAPGIWGQGRPAIHAGNF; encoded by the coding sequence ATGCGACTTGATGAATATGCAGCCCACGACGGAATCAGCCTCGCCAGCCTGCTGGCGAAAGGGAAGGTCACGCCGAGGGAACTCGGCCGATGCGTCGAACAGGCCGTCGCGGCGGTGAACCCTGCGCTGAACGCCGTCATCGAACTCTATCCGGACGCGCTAGAAAGCCTGCCGGAGCGCGCGTCCGCCACCCCCTTCGGCGGCATTCCCACCCTCACCAAGGACTTGGGGGGCTTGGGGGGCCGGCCCGCCGAGTTCGGTAGCCGCCTTGCACAGGGTTTCAGCGCCGGCCACGATGCCGTCTACTGGACGCGTTTGCGAAAGGGCGGACTGGTCAATGCCGGACGAACGGCCAGTTCCGAATTCGGCGTGCCGGCGACGACGGAATCGCCACTCTATGGTGCCACCCGCAATCCGTGGAACCCGGAACGTGGCGTTGCCGGCTCAAGCGGCGGCGCGGCGGCCGCCGTTGCTGCGGGCATCGTGCCTTTCGCGCAGGGCAGCGACGGCGGCGGATCGATCCGCAACCCGGCCGCGTTCTGCGGCTTGATCGGTCTGAAACCTTCACGCGGGCGGGTTACCGGCGCGCCGAATGCGAATGCCCCGCTTCTGGGACTGGCGACGGCCTTCATGCTGACGCGCTCTGTGCGCGATACGGCCGTGCTGCTCGACTTGTGCCACGGTCCCGATGCCGGCGACGGCTATGAAATTGCGGCGCCGGCAGGCACCTATCGCGATGCCATGCAGCGCCCGCCGCGGGGGCTGCGGATCGCTCTGTGTACAAAGTCGTGGTCGGGCGTTCAGCTCGACCCGGAGGTTGCGGCAGCAACAAGGTCTGCCGCGGAACGGTTCGCAGCTCTCGGTCACCATGTCGATGAAGCGTCACCGGACTTCGATTATCCCGCCTTCCTCCATGCGCAGAAGGTCATCTGGGCCGCGGATGCCGCCGCGCATATGCCGGCCATGGCGCGGTATATGAACCGCTCGCTGGAGGAAGCGCTTGGTACAAGCGTATATGCTCTTTATCGCTGGGGGCTCTGCATCAGCGGCGCACAGCTTATCGACGCGCTTGCCGTCTATGATCGCGTGACCCGGCAGGTCGGGCGCTTCCTTGCCGGATATGATCTCTTGCTGACGCCGACCAGCACCATTTTGCCGGAACCGATCGGCACCTTCGATCCCAATCGCGCCGGTATCGACGCCGATGGCGTGTTCGACGATCTGGCGCCGAAGGAGACGTTCACCGCGCTGTTCAACGCGACAGGACAGCCCGCGATATCCCTGCCGCTCGGGCGCAGTTGGGACGGCCTGCCCATCGGCATCCAGCTCGTGGCCCGCTTTGGACGGGAAGACCTGCTGCTTGCGGCTGCGCGGCAAATGGAGGAAGAGCTAGAAAGCGCTCCCGGCATCTGGGGACAGGGGCGTCCGGCCATTCACGCCGGCAACTTCTAG
- a CDS encoding serine hydrolase produces MSSIPPFRDPTAPGSSLVPRQDWDRAPWNRWTFQHVRDLLPTTQVWRGAGPASLLPADLRDIDAIAFAAEGQAYTIGSFLETSYADGLLVLHGGKIVAERYLNGMTPHTQHLSQSVAKSVVGTVAGILIGRGVVDPAASLTHYLPELEATAYRGATVQHVLDMTSGVAFDETYTALDSHMAQLDVASGWKDRWNPNWPTNVWDLILSLKDLECPHGTSFRYRSIETDLLSFVLQRAAAAPLGELVSRELWAPMGAEEDAYFTVDAAGYALGDGGFNATLRDYARFALLHLRGGEIDGRRIVSTEWITGTRFGADPTLFGGVYQEVLPAGAYHNQFWIEDTVRGVYMARGVFGQLIYIDPVADFAAVVLSSWPEFVSSTRMRTALAAVRAIRGALSS; encoded by the coding sequence ATGAGCAGTATTCCGCCATTCCGTGATCCGACTGCCCCCGGCAGTTCTCTCGTTCCGAGGCAAGACTGGGATCGCGCGCCCTGGAACCGCTGGACTTTCCAGCATGTCCGGGACCTGCTGCCGACTACGCAGGTCTGGCGCGGAGCAGGGCCGGCAAGCCTGCTGCCGGCGGATCTGCGGGATATCGACGCCATTGCCTTCGCGGCGGAGGGGCAGGCCTATACCATTGGCAGCTTCCTCGAGACGAGCTATGCCGATGGCCTCCTGGTGCTCCATGGCGGCAAGATCGTCGCCGAGCGCTACCTGAACGGCATGACACCGCATACCCAGCACCTGTCGCAATCGGTCGCCAAGTCGGTCGTCGGCACCGTGGCGGGCATCCTGATCGGCCGCGGAGTGGTCGATCCGGCCGCGTCCCTGACGCACTATCTGCCGGAGCTGGAGGCGACGGCCTATCGCGGCGCGACCGTCCAGCACGTGCTCGACATGACCAGCGGCGTGGCCTTCGACGAGACCTATACCGCGCTCGATTCCCACATGGCGCAACTCGATGTCGCCAGCGGCTGGAAGGATCGTTGGAACCCGAACTGGCCCACAAATGTCTGGGACCTGATCCTGTCTTTGAAGGATCTGGAGTGCCCGCACGGTACCTCCTTCCGCTACCGCTCGATCGAGACGGATCTCCTGTCCTTCGTTCTACAGCGCGCCGCCGCTGCCCCGCTTGGAGAACTCGTCAGCCGTGAATTGTGGGCGCCGATGGGGGCGGAGGAGGACGCCTATTTCACCGTGGACGCTGCCGGCTATGCTCTGGGTGACGGCGGGTTCAATGCGACTCTTCGCGACTATGCTCGTTTCGCCCTGCTGCATCTTCGCGGCGGCGAGATCGATGGCCGGCGTATCGTGTCGACCGAGTGGATTACCGGGACACGGTTTGGTGCTGACCCGACACTCTTCGGCGGCGTCTATCAAGAGGTTCTACCCGCCGGGGCATATCACAACCAGTTCTGGATCGAGGATACCGTACGCGGCGTCTATATGGCCCGCGGCGTCTTCGGACAACTGATCTACATCGACCCGGTGGCGGATTTCGCGGCGGTTGTCCTGTCGAGCTGGCCGGAATTCGTCAGCTCGACGAGGATGCGGACAGCGCTGGCGGCCGTCAGGGCTATCCGAGGGGCGCTGTCGTCGTAG
- a CDS encoding NAD-dependent succinate-semialdehyde dehydrogenase: MKTLNDKSLFREQCLIAGAWRNAASGASVPVTDPATQGTLGHVPDVCGAETREAIAAADAAFAPWKAKTHAERGALLEAWHRLMLEHEQDLALILSLEQGKPLSEALSEIRYGASFVKWFAEEARRVGGTTIPSPTADRRIVILKEPVGVCAIITPWNFPNAMITRKVAPALAAGCTVVVKPSEFTPFSALALGVLAERAGISPGVINIVTGMPAEIGTELMANETVRKISFTGSTRVGSVLMRGAADSIKRLSLELGGNAPFIVFDDADIDLAIEGAIVSKFRNGGQTCVCSNRILVQSGVYDIFAARLSARVSAMKVGPGTGAPVDIGPMINEAAIDKIDRHVADALAKGAQILSKRPDMPKGKQYAVPLVLGGATTDMLLAREETFGPVAPLFRFETEAEAIAIANATPFGLAAYFYTESLKRSWRVVEALEFGMVGLNTGSVSTEVAPFGGVKQSGLGREGAQCGIEEYLEMKTFHIGGLS, encoded by the coding sequence ATGAAAACCCTGAACGACAAAAGCCTGTTCCGCGAGCAATGCCTCATCGCTGGCGCTTGGCGCAACGCGGCCTCGGGCGCTTCGGTGCCGGTGACGGACCCCGCGACGCAAGGGACGCTAGGCCATGTTCCCGACGTCTGCGGTGCTGAGACCCGTGAGGCGATCGCGGCCGCCGATGCCGCCTTTGCGCCATGGAAAGCCAAGACCCACGCCGAGCGCGGCGCTCTGCTGGAAGCGTGGCACCGCCTGATGCTCGAGCATGAGCAGGATTTGGCCCTGATCCTCTCGCTTGAGCAGGGCAAACCGCTGTCGGAAGCGCTTAGCGAAATCCGCTACGGGGCGTCGTTCGTCAAATGGTTCGCCGAGGAAGCCCGGCGTGTCGGTGGCACGACCATCCCCTCGCCGACAGCGGACCGCAGGATCGTCATACTGAAAGAACCGGTCGGCGTCTGCGCCATCATCACCCCTTGGAACTTCCCGAACGCGATGATCACCCGTAAGGTGGCGCCCGCCCTTGCCGCAGGCTGTACCGTGGTCGTCAAGCCGTCGGAATTCACCCCCTTCTCCGCCCTTGCGCTCGGAGTGCTGGCCGAACGCGCCGGTATTTCACCCGGCGTGATCAACATCGTGACCGGTATGCCGGCCGAGATCGGCACCGAGCTGATGGCGAATGAAACGGTGCGCAAGATCTCCTTTACCGGATCGACCCGCGTCGGGTCGGTTCTGATGCGCGGCGCCGCCGACAGCATCAAGCGGCTGAGCCTTGAGCTTGGCGGCAATGCGCCGTTCATCGTGTTTGACGACGCCGACATCGACCTGGCTATCGAAGGTGCCATCGTCTCCAAGTTCCGCAATGGCGGCCAGACCTGCGTCTGCTCAAACCGGATTCTTGTCCAGTCGGGTGTCTATGACATTTTCGCCGCCAGACTGTCGGCCCGCGTGTCCGCGATGAAGGTCGGCCCCGGCACGGGCGCGCCGGTCGATATCGGCCCGATGATCAACGAGGCCGCTATCGACAAGATCGACCGCCATGTAGCGGACGCGCTTGCCAAGGGCGCGCAGATTCTTTCGAAGCGCCCCGACATGCCCAAGGGCAAGCAATATGCCGTGCCCCTGGTGCTCGGCGGCGCGACGACCGACATGCTGCTTGCCCGCGAGGAAACCTTCGGCCCGGTCGCCCCGTTGTTCCGGTTCGAAACGGAAGCCGAGGCCATCGCCATCGCCAATGCAACGCCCTTCGGGCTTGCTGCCTATTTCTATACCGAAAGCCTGAAGCGCTCCTGGCGCGTTGTCGAAGCGCTGGAGTTCGGTATGGTCGGTCTCAACACCGGCTCTGTTTCTACCGAAGTCGCCCCCTTCGGCGGCGTCAAGCAGTCCGGCCTCGGCCGGGAGGGTGCTCAGTGCGGAATCGAGGAGTATCTGGAAATGAAAACCTTCCACATTGGTGGGCTGAGCTGA
- a CDS encoding ABC transporter ATP-binding protein yields the protein MSRPETGKPPLLDVKDLTVSFGGFAAVKNVSFTLQPGEILGIVGESGSGKSVTCRAVMRLLTGAARAQGTVALDGQDLLALGEEELCAIRGRDIGMIFQNPASHLNPLRRIGQQVAAPMIRHLGIGKREGLLRAVKLLEDVGIHEPEKRARSYPHEFSGGMKQRAMIAAAIGCQPKLLIADEPTTALDVTVQARILELLKELNRKTGLAMILISHDLGVVADICSRVVVMRNGEVVEQGPIDDVINRPRHAYTRLLIESQPGRKSYGSVGSPDRGKSLLRVENLSVTFPAGQGLLGGNSFRALDGVDLEINTGETVGIVGESGSGKSTLARSIIRLNTPSGGAIRLDGQDVGALAGEALTAFRRRVQMVFQNPYDSLNPRLTIAEAVAEPIWRHGIADRKTAREEADALLEMVELPGSLRDRKPQQLSGGQCQRVGLARALALKPQLLIADEITSALDVTTQAQILELLVRLQRQRSLTLLYISHDLAVVSSLCQRVYVFKAGRIVEQGVAQQVLSTPRDPYTQALVGSLARLPTTQTIPLSQGVATHAT from the coding sequence ATGAGCCGGCCGGAGACTGGCAAGCCGCCGCTGCTCGACGTCAAGGACCTCACCGTCAGCTTCGGCGGCTTTGCGGCGGTCAAGAACGTTTCGTTCACGCTCCAGCCGGGAGAGATCCTCGGCATCGTCGGCGAAAGCGGCTCGGGCAAGTCCGTGACCTGCCGTGCCGTGATGCGGCTGCTGACCGGCGCGGCGCGCGCCCAGGGTACGGTGGCGCTCGACGGGCAGGATCTTTTGGCGCTTGGGGAGGAAGAACTGTGCGCCATTCGCGGCCGCGACATCGGCATGATTTTCCAGAACCCGGCATCGCATCTCAACCCGCTGCGCCGCATTGGCCAGCAGGTCGCGGCACCGATGATCCGGCATCTCGGCATCGGCAAACGCGAAGGTCTTCTGCGGGCGGTCAAGCTGCTGGAGGACGTCGGTATCCACGAACCGGAAAAGCGTGCGCGTTCCTATCCGCATGAATTTTCCGGCGGTATGAAACAGCGGGCGATGATCGCCGCCGCCATCGGCTGCCAACCCAAGTTGCTGATCGCCGACGAGCCGACGACCGCCCTCGACGTCACCGTGCAGGCCCGCATTCTTGAATTACTCAAGGAGCTAAACCGCAAGACCGGGCTTGCGATGATCCTCATTTCGCACGATCTCGGCGTCGTCGCGGATATCTGCTCGCGCGTCGTGGTCATGCGCAATGGCGAGGTGGTGGAGCAGGGGCCGATCGACGACGTCATCAACCGGCCACGCCATGCCTATACAAGGCTGCTGATCGAATCCCAGCCCGGCCGCAAAAGCTATGGCTCGGTCGGCAGCCCGGATCGGGGAAAATCGCTGCTTCGCGTCGAAAACCTGTCGGTGACATTCCCCGCCGGGCAGGGCTTGCTCGGCGGCAATTCCTTCCGCGCCCTCGACGGCGTCGATCTGGAGATCAACACGGGCGAAACGGTCGGCATCGTCGGCGAAAGCGGATCGGGCAAGAGCACGCTCGCCCGGTCGATCATTCGCCTGAACACGCCGAGTGGCGGCGCGATCCGTCTGGACGGACAGGATGTCGGGGCGCTCGCCGGCGAGGCGCTGACGGCGTTCCGCCGTCGCGTGCAGATGGTGTTCCAGAACCCGTACGATTCGCTCAATCCGCGCCTGACGATTGCCGAGGCCGTCGCGGAGCCGATCTGGCGGCACGGCATTGCGGACCGAAAGACGGCGCGGGAAGAAGCCGACGCATTGCTGGAGATGGTGGAATTGCCGGGCAGCCTGCGCGATCGCAAGCCGCAGCAGCTTTCCGGCGGCCAATGCCAGCGCGTTGGCCTTGCACGGGCGCTGGCGCTGAAGCCGCAGCTTCTCATCGCGGACGAAATCACCTCGGCCCTCGATGTCACGACACAGGCGCAGATCCTGGAGCTGCTCGTGCGGCTCCAGCGCCAGCGCTCGCTGACGCTGCTCTACATTTCGCACGATCTTGCCGTGGTGAGCAGCCTTTGCCAGCGCGTCTATGTCTTCAAGGCCGGGCGTATCGTCGAGCAAGGCGTGGCGCAGCAGGTTCTGTCCACACCACGGGATCCCTATACGCAGGCGTTGGTCGGTTCGCTGGCCCGGCTGCCGACGACCCAGACAATCCCCCTTTCACAAGGGGTAGCGACCCATGCGACTTGA
- a CDS encoding tartrate dehydrogenase has translation MTTYTIALVPGDGIGGPVIEAAWQILEAAAKRGNFALEAKSFPWSCAFYKETGSMMPSDGIETLRGHDAILLGAVGWPAEVPDSVSLHGLLLPIRKAFVQYANIRPHRLLPGVEGPLRAGAFDILCIRENTEGEYSGAGGRVHVGTMDEVAVETSIFTRAGVERILRFGFEQARARRGKLASVTKSNAQKYSMVFWDEITRKLEADYPDVEVTSYHVDALAARMITAPESLDVVVASNLFGDILTDIGAAIQGGLGFAASANINPERSAPSMFEPVHGSAPDIAHLGIANPIAAIWSAAMMLDHLGEAAAAADIIKAVETATAQGIGTVPGRDRTDAITAAVLAALA, from the coding sequence ATGACAACCTACACTATCGCGCTTGTCCCAGGTGACGGCATCGGCGGCCCGGTCATTGAAGCCGCTTGGCAAATCCTGGAAGCCGCAGCCAAACGTGGGAATTTCGCGCTCGAAGCCAAGAGCTTTCCATGGTCCTGCGCCTTCTACAAAGAAACCGGATCAATGATGCCGTCAGACGGTATCGAGACCCTGCGAGGTCACGATGCTATTCTGCTTGGTGCCGTCGGCTGGCCCGCCGAAGTGCCGGATTCCGTTTCGCTGCACGGTCTGCTTCTGCCGATCCGCAAGGCCTTCGTGCAATATGCCAATATCCGTCCGCACAGGCTGTTGCCGGGCGTCGAAGGACCTTTGAGGGCCGGCGCCTTCGACATCCTGTGCATCCGCGAAAATACCGAGGGGGAATATTCCGGGGCCGGCGGCCGCGTTCATGTTGGCACGATGGACGAGGTTGCGGTGGAGACATCGATCTTCACCCGCGCCGGCGTCGAGCGCATCCTGCGCTTCGGCTTCGAGCAGGCGCGGGCGCGGCGGGGCAAGCTGGCCTCCGTCACCAAGTCCAATGCGCAGAAGTACTCGATGGTGTTCTGGGACGAGATCACGCGAAAGCTGGAGGCGGATTATCCTGATGTCGAAGTGACCAGCTATCACGTCGACGCGCTCGCCGCACGCATGATCACGGCGCCGGAGAGCCTCGATGTGGTTGTGGCCTCCAACCTGTTCGGTGACATCCTGACCGATATCGGCGCCGCGATCCAGGGCGGGCTCGGTTTCGCCGCATCCGCTAACATCAATCCAGAACGTAGCGCACCGTCGATGTTCGAACCGGTACATGGGTCCGCCCCTGACATCGCCCATCTCGGCATCGCCAATCCGATTGCGGCGATCTGGTCCGCCGCCATGATGCTCGATCATCTCGGCGAAGCGGCGGCGGCCGCAGACATCATCAAAGCCGTTGAGACCGCCACCGCGCAAGGCATCGGCACAGTGCCCGGCAGGGACAGGACGGATGCGATTACCGCCGCTGTCCTGGCTGCGCTCGCATAA
- a CDS encoding ABC transporter permease: MAESPVLAQTAPSIRRITPTMLVALVVLFGWLALALAAPVIAPCDPDAIDIMNMLSPPSAAHLFGTDQVGRDVFSRVLFASRIDLLLCVAGVLPPLLIGTTIGLLSGYFRGVVDNVFMRIYDLTVAFPFFVLVLAIVGVLGPGLLNFILALTLVGWVSYARLMRAQVLTIRESEYIQAAKCLGYSPAAILGHHVLPNAIGPVIAYAVSDAVLVMLAGASFGFLGLGAQPPAAEWGVMIADGQAFVQQAWWICLFPGLAAISLGLGFALLGDGLGQIHRRGATA; this comes from the coding sequence ATGGCTGAAAGCCCCGTTCTGGCGCAGACCGCGCCCTCGATCCGTCGCATCACACCCACCATGCTGGTTGCGCTCGTCGTCCTGTTCGGATGGCTGGCGCTGGCGCTGGCGGCCCCGGTGATAGCGCCCTGTGACCCAGATGCCATCGACATCATGAACATGCTCTCGCCGCCGAGTGCCGCCCATTTGTTCGGCACGGACCAGGTCGGCCGCGATGTCTTCTCCCGAGTTCTGTTCGCAAGCCGCATCGATCTGCTGCTGTGTGTTGCCGGTGTGCTTCCACCGCTGCTGATCGGCACGACCATCGGGCTGCTGAGCGGCTATTTCCGTGGTGTGGTCGATAATGTGTTCATGCGCATCTACGACCTCACTGTTGCGTTCCCCTTCTTCGTCCTGGTGCTGGCCATCGTCGGCGTGCTCGGGCCAGGGCTCCTCAACTTCATCTTGGCGCTGACGCTTGTCGGATGGGTCAGCTACGCGCGCCTGATGCGGGCGCAGGTGCTGACGATCCGCGAAAGCGAGTATATCCAGGCGGCCAAGTGCCTCGGCTATTCGCCGGCCGCTATCCTCGGCCATCATGTGCTGCCCAACGCCATAGGGCCCGTCATCGCCTACGCGGTCAGTGATGCGGTGCTCGTCATGCTGGCCGGCGCGAGCTTCGGCTTCCTCGGCTTGGGTGCGCAGCCGCCAGCTGCCGAGTGGGGCGTCATGATCGCCGACGGACAGGCATTCGTGCAGCAAGCCTGGTGGATATGCCTGTTCCCCGGTCTGGCCGCGATTTCGCTTGGCCTCGGCTTTGCTTTGCTCGGTGATGGGCTGGGACAGATACATCGCAGGGGAGCTACGGCATGA